A stretch of DNA from Anaerobacillus isosaccharinicus:
GTCGTCAGCGGAATCGTAGGTTCTGGGTTAACATTCATTATCGTCATAACAAATAGAAATCCAATAAAAAATAGAGCGGGAATGCTGAGCAACACGAACAACAAGAATACGATTTTCTTCATGAATTAACTCCCTTTTAGTTTGTACCTATTACCTTAGAAACCTTGTTTCATTGATCAATTATTGAAAAAAAGATTAATTAATATGGTTTACGATAAGTGCTTTTTTTATGTTTAAACCGTCAAGTAGCTCGGCTTTGCCATTGACACACCTTACCTGAATTAATTTTAATCGGTCTAATATGCATAAAAAAAACCTTCACATTCATGAAGGCTTTTAAATTGCGTTTTTAATTAAACATATCTATAACTACTGTCAAATGATCACTGAACACTCTAAAAATATATTTATAAACCTTGTTTTTGATTATAAATAGCTTCCTTTTTTAAAATATACTCATCTACTAAGCCCTTTATTAAAACGGCTTTTATAATATATATAGGTAGTGAATAAATATATCGCCAGTTTTCTAATTTGTAGATCTCAAGCCAAACAGTAATAGGTTCAAAAATAAATGTAAAGATGATTGCCATAACTGTATTAGCGATAATAAATTTTTTCCAATTAGTAAAATACTGATATAAAAACATATGAGCAACAATGATGATACCTTGGTCAATTGGTATTAATCTAGGCATTATGTTTACTAATTGATATGGATAAGACCAGAGGTGAATTTCTACCCCAACATCATCAAGTATCATAACCAGTATCATTAATAATGTCCCAAACAGAAGGATTTCACTAATTCTTTTTTTATCTACAAATTTCCACCAAACAAACCAAGGAACTATAAATACAAACAATAGCAACCACCATTGAAACGTAAACAAGTTGTGGGAAAGCCAATAGTCCAATCTCA
This window harbors:
- a CDS encoding CBO0543 family protein; the protein is MTKIYPSFDEIQEVHQQLYEMRLDYWLSHNLFTFQWWLLLFVFIVPWFVWWKFVDKKRISEILLFGTLLMILVMILDDVGVEIHLWSYPYQLVNIMPRLIPIDQGIIIVAHMFLYQYFTNWKKFIIANTVMAIIFTFIFEPITVWLEIYKLENWRYIYSLPIYIIKAVLIKGLVDEYILKKEAIYNQKQGL